A window of Candidatus Vicinibacter proximus contains these coding sequences:
- a CDS encoding UDP-2,3-diacylglucosamine diphosphatase: MKAYFTSDFHLGDSSKIVSRLREALIVEWMDKISHDATHLFLVGDVFDFWFDYKKVVPKGYIRILGKIAELKDKGIDVRFFTGNHDLWMKDYLWTELGIPIYQKPILENLGSKKFLIGHGDGLGPGDYGYKRLKKLFKNPLAQWLFRWIHPDIGISLANYFSGKSREAQAPVQKYLGPDKEWLIQYVQKKHPTIQADYYIFGHRHLPIDYNIYGTQSRYVNLGDWLNFQSYAEFDGSSLQLKFYKNDKGVVYS; the protein is encoded by the coding sequence ATTAAAGCTTACTTCACTTCTGATTTTCACCTTGGTGATTCCTCTAAAATAGTTTCCCGCCTAAGAGAAGCATTGATTGTGGAATGGATGGATAAAATATCACATGATGCAACCCATCTTTTTCTTGTAGGGGATGTATTTGATTTTTGGTTTGATTATAAAAAAGTTGTTCCCAAAGGGTACATCAGAATACTTGGTAAAATAGCCGAGCTTAAAGACAAAGGAATTGATGTACGTTTTTTTACTGGGAATCATGATCTTTGGATGAAAGATTATTTGTGGACAGAGCTGGGCATTCCAATTTACCAAAAACCAATCTTGGAAAATTTAGGTAGTAAAAAGTTTTTAATTGGACATGGAGATGGGCTTGGACCCGGTGACTATGGCTATAAAAGATTGAAAAAATTGTTTAAAAACCCGCTTGCCCAATGGTTATTCCGGTGGATTCACCCTGATATTGGGATTAGCCTGGCTAATTACTTTTCAGGAAAAAGCAGAGAGGCACAGGCACCTGTCCAAAAATATTTAGGTCCTGATAAAGAATGGTTAATCCAATATGTTCAAAAAAAACATCCCACTATTCAGGCAGATTATTATATTTTTGGACATCGCCACCTGCCCATTGATTACAATATTTATGGTACACAATCACGTTATGTAAATTTGGGAGATTGGTTAAATTTTCAATCTTATGCAGAGTTTGACGGGTCTTCACTTCAGCTGAAATTTTATAAAAATGATAAAGGAGTGGTTTATTCATAG
- a CDS encoding ATP-binding protein: protein MIRIASIPNNIAMIEKYLIGIFEEYKIDQKHYHNVFISITEAVNNAIIHGNREDANKFVHINSEKKHRCISFRISDEGRGFDPNTIPDPTLPENLERCGGRGVFLMHKLSNKVAFSDNGRTVEIEFEI, encoded by the coding sequence ATGATTAGAATTGCTTCTATACCGAATAATATTGCGATGATTGAAAAATACCTTATAGGTATTTTTGAAGAATACAAGATTGATCAGAAGCACTATCACAATGTATTCATTTCCATAACTGAGGCAGTCAACAATGCCATAATTCATGGAAATAGAGAAGATGCAAATAAATTTGTTCACATCAACAGTGAAAAAAAACACCGTTGTATTTCTTTTAGGATTTCAGATGAAGGTCGTGGTTTTGATCCAAATACAATTCCTGATCCTACCCTACCTGAAAATTTGGAAAGATGCGGAGGAAGAGGAGTTTTTTTAATGCATAAACTTTCTAACAAAGTAGCTTTTTCCGATAATGGAAGAACTGTTGAAATAGAGTTTGAGATTTGA
- a CDS encoding 3-hydroxyanthranilate 3,4-dioxygenase produces MSIIRPFNIYQWIEDHRSELKPPVGNRNLYHEAGDFIVMIVAGPNARKDYHYNETEEWYFQIEGDVTVRIQEDGKPVDIPIRQGEMFLLPANTPHSPIRPEGTIGLVIECKRKPGENDGLLWFCEKCNEKLHESYFPLENIEKDFIPRFKEYYASESMRTCKKCGAVMETDPRFVS; encoded by the coding sequence ATGTCGATAATAAGACCTTTCAATATTTATCAATGGATTGAGGACCATAGGAGTGAATTGAAGCCTCCTGTGGGAAATAGAAACCTCTATCATGAAGCGGGAGATTTCATCGTGATGATTGTGGCTGGACCAAATGCCCGTAAGGATTATCATTATAACGAAACAGAAGAATGGTATTTTCAAATTGAAGGAGATGTGACTGTCAGAATTCAAGAGGATGGCAAACCTGTTGATATACCTATAAGGCAAGGTGAAATGTTTCTTTTACCTGCCAATACGCCCCACTCACCCATAAGACCTGAAGGAACCATTGGTCTGGTTATTGAATGTAAACGTAAGCCGGGTGAAAATGATGGATTATTGTGGTTTTGTGAAAAATGTAATGAAAAATTACACGAAAGCTATTTTCCTTTAGAAAATATTGAAAAAGATTTTATTCCAAGATTTAAAGAATATTATGCTTCAGAATCTATGAGAACTTGCAAAAAATGTGGCGCTGTTATGGAAACTGACCCCCGATTTGTGAGCTAA
- a CDS encoding T9SS type A sorting domain-containing protein: MKFITFSSLILFLFVQSVMEPRNPELEVTGAPGELTCAKSTCHSGGNFTGTVNIEGLPDTISPGQTYNLNFVQKSNAITSGFEITSLDPQNMRSGTFVAGPGSSVAIGRTFNRQYIRQISARALTNGESVYSFSWKAPTSLTGDSIRFYFVGLAANDNGKNTLDNVLRASKSVFFQNTISSTENTLNRSITLSPNPVSDYINLTSDYKGSQGYQIIDLVGQEVLQGLVSLNGKIDVSNLEHGFYHLIVKFPSGNLVKSFLKN, translated from the coding sequence ATGAAATTTATAACTTTTTCTTCACTTATTCTTTTCCTTTTTGTACAATCGGTAATGGAGCCTCGCAATCCCGAGTTAGAGGTCACAGGAGCTCCGGGAGAATTAACTTGTGCCAAGTCCACATGCCACAGTGGAGGAAATTTTACCGGAACTGTTAACATAGAGGGCTTACCTGATACCATTTCTCCGGGGCAGACATACAATTTGAATTTTGTTCAGAAGAGTAATGCAATTACCTCTGGTTTTGAAATAACTAGTCTTGATCCTCAAAACATGAGATCAGGGACCTTTGTTGCAGGACCAGGATCCAGTGTTGCTATTGGTAGAACTTTTAACAGACAGTATATAAGGCAAATTAGTGCCAGAGCATTAACGAATGGGGAATCAGTTTATTCTTTTAGCTGGAAGGCTCCGACAAGTTTAACCGGAGATAGCATTAGATTTTATTTTGTAGGCTTAGCTGCCAATGACAATGGTAAAAATACGCTCGACAATGTCCTTAGAGCGTCAAAAAGTGTATTTTTTCAAAACACAATATCTTCAACCGAGAATACGCTTAACAGAAGCATTACACTTAGCCCAAACCCAGTCTCAGATTATATAAATTTGACGTCTGATTATAAAGGATCTCAAGGATATCAAATCATCGATCTTGTTGGACAGGAAGTGTTGCAGGGATTAGTTTCTTTAAACGGTAAAATTGATGTTTCAAATTTGGAACATGGGTTTTATCATTTGATAGTCAAATTTCCATCTGGTAATTTAGTAAAATCTTTTCTTAAGAATTAA
- a CDS encoding DUF4175 domain-containing protein translates to MEWNQNYYDLLILKLDQFTRKFYLNKLLRGSIYFIGMLTLAFILVTLLEHQFYFSKITRKILFYSFLGLTGLAFYSWIISPFLHYMRLGKMISHEEASRIIGTHFKDVKDKLLNVLQLKSQSINFSDKSLIEASINQKASELRPIPFVAAIDLSNNRKYIRYALIPVSLLMGIIFLAPSLIKDSTTRIIQNNKDFSKEAPFSFGLDDQKLEVIQNEDFELNVSVSGNFLPSEAYIEYDNFQYRLRPGEDAGTYHYTFGNVQKDIKFRIYSGEIKSEEFTLEVILKPVISSFEVYLEYPSYTGRKNEHLKNTGGLIVPVGTKVSWNVNTENTDQLQFRLSESNQKSESSKRSENEFQFSTRIMKDQSYTLYLNNLKLSRPDTIQYQITAIADQYPLINVESFEDSTQANIIYFGGELTDDYGLKDLSFNYQIKTKSGKSLPEKIVKVGFNGGKASTFRHLMDMEELGLMSGDHISFYFEVWDNDGVNGSKSTRSTIMEHHLASQEELAQKEETNSEDIKKNLEEAVKEAQKLQDKLDEYRSKLRQKKDLEWQNKKDLEKLVKQQEEIQQKFEKAQKKFEENIKKQEQHSNPDEKLQEKQQKLQEHFNESMNKEMQQLMNQIQQLMQELQKDQAIQMTEQFQNKSEDMKKEMDRLLELFKQLELEKNIKDQIDKLRELANEQMELKDKTEKKTEDPSSLKKQQEDINKKFDDLKKKQEEIQKKNQELEQPKKIEDQKKNAEEAQKSLEKAKDKLEKKENDGASKDQKEGADKMNEMADQMESQMDQNEKEQEEEDIKVLRQLLENLVGLSFEQELLSKSFEQTNIQSPKYVNLVQEQFKLKTNFKLIQDTLEALSKRVVEIESFVGEKVSEINENFGKSIEKLEDRQVQLANTHQGKIMKNVNDLAVMLSETMNNKQKEQNSSCNKPGSKSCKKPGKSKSPKGKKGKVPMDKIVEGQQKVGEELKKLGEKSKKGEGKLSKEFAEMAAEQAKLRKMLEDFEKEKKEQGLGSQEMKEAIDQMNKTEKELVNKQLTNETLKRQQEITTRLLEAERAEREREYKEERKSETGTKIERDFPAGLEDYLKQRQAETEWFQHVSPDLRPFYKKLVEEYFNRTKKQG, encoded by the coding sequence ATGGAATGGAATCAAAATTACTATGATCTGCTGATTTTAAAATTGGATCAGTTTACGAGGAAGTTCTACCTTAATAAGCTATTAAGGGGGTCTATATACTTTATTGGTATGCTTACCCTGGCCTTTATTTTGGTCACATTGTTGGAGCACCAATTTTATTTCAGTAAAATAACACGGAAAATTCTTTTCTATTCTTTTCTTGGTTTAACCGGTTTAGCTTTTTACAGTTGGATCATAAGCCCTTTTTTACATTATATGAGGTTAGGTAAAATGATTAGTCATGAAGAGGCCTCTCGTATAATTGGTACTCACTTCAAGGATGTAAAGGATAAACTGTTAAATGTACTTCAGCTGAAATCTCAGTCCATTAATTTCAGCGATAAAAGTCTGATTGAAGCGAGTATAAATCAAAAAGCCTCAGAATTAAGGCCTATTCCTTTTGTAGCTGCGATTGATCTATCCAATAACAGAAAATATATTCGGTATGCACTAATTCCTGTATCCTTACTTATGGGAATAATCTTTCTGGCCCCAAGCCTCATCAAGGATTCAACGACCCGAATAATACAGAATAATAAAGATTTTTCAAAAGAAGCTCCTTTCAGTTTTGGACTTGACGATCAAAAACTTGAAGTAATTCAGAATGAGGACTTTGAACTAAATGTTTCTGTCTCAGGTAATTTTTTACCTTCAGAAGCATATATTGAGTATGATAATTTTCAATACAGACTTAGACCTGGAGAGGATGCAGGTACATATCATTACACATTTGGAAATGTCCAAAAAGATATTAAATTCAGGATCTACTCCGGAGAAATCAAATCAGAGGAGTTTACCCTTGAAGTGATACTTAAGCCTGTAATTTCGTCTTTTGAGGTCTATCTTGAATATCCATCGTATACTGGTAGAAAAAATGAACATCTAAAAAATACAGGTGGGTTGATTGTACCGGTTGGCACCAAGGTTAGCTGGAATGTGAATACAGAAAACACAGATCAATTGCAATTCCGGCTTTCTGAATCAAACCAAAAATCAGAAAGCAGCAAGAGGTCCGAAAATGAATTTCAATTCTCTACAAGGATTATGAAAGACCAGAGTTATACCTTGTATTTGAATAATCTTAAATTATCCAGGCCTGATACCATTCAATATCAAATAACTGCTATAGCAGATCAATATCCACTCATAAATGTAGAATCGTTTGAAGACAGTACGCAAGCCAATATAATTTATTTCGGAGGAGAACTCACAGATGATTATGGATTGAAAGATCTAAGCTTTAATTATCAGATCAAAACCAAATCGGGTAAATCTCTCCCTGAAAAAATTGTTAAAGTGGGATTCAATGGGGGAAAGGCATCAACGTTTCGTCATTTAATGGACATGGAAGAATTAGGACTTATGTCAGGAGATCATATTTCATTTTATTTTGAGGTTTGGGACAATGATGGGGTCAATGGTAGTAAGTCTACCAGAAGTACGATTATGGAACATCATTTGGCCAGTCAGGAAGAATTGGCGCAAAAAGAAGAAACGAATAGTGAGGATATTAAAAAGAATCTTGAAGAAGCTGTTAAAGAAGCACAAAAGCTCCAAGATAAGCTGGATGAGTATAGAAGCAAATTACGTCAGAAAAAAGATCTTGAGTGGCAAAATAAAAAGGATCTCGAAAAACTTGTAAAACAACAGGAGGAGATTCAGCAAAAATTTGAGAAAGCTCAGAAAAAATTTGAAGAGAACATAAAAAAACAAGAACAACATAGTAATCCTGATGAAAAATTACAGGAAAAGCAACAAAAACTTCAGGAACATTTTAATGAGAGCATGAATAAAGAGATGCAGCAATTGATGAACCAGATTCAACAATTGATGCAAGAGTTACAAAAGGATCAAGCCATTCAAATGACCGAACAATTTCAGAATAAAAGTGAGGACATGAAAAAAGAAATGGATCGCTTACTTGAATTGTTTAAACAGCTTGAACTTGAAAAAAACATTAAAGATCAGATTGACAAATTAAGGGAGTTGGCTAATGAACAAATGGAGCTCAAGGATAAAACTGAGAAGAAGACCGAAGATCCATCATCCCTTAAAAAGCAACAAGAGGATATCAATAAGAAATTTGATGACCTAAAGAAAAAGCAGGAGGAGATTCAGAAAAAAAATCAAGAGCTTGAGCAGCCCAAGAAGATAGAAGATCAAAAAAAGAATGCTGAGGAGGCGCAAAAAAGTCTTGAAAAAGCAAAGGATAAGTTGGAGAAAAAAGAAAATGACGGTGCGTCAAAAGATCAAAAAGAAGGTGCAGATAAAATGAATGAAATGGCTGACCAAATGGAAAGTCAAATGGACCAAAATGAAAAGGAACAAGAAGAAGAAGATATAAAGGTTCTCAGGCAGTTATTGGAGAATCTTGTGGGATTGTCTTTTGAACAGGAATTGTTATCAAAATCATTTGAACAAACCAATATCCAATCTCCAAAATATGTTAACCTGGTGCAAGAACAGTTCAAGTTAAAAACAAATTTTAAGTTAATACAAGACACCTTGGAGGCCTTGAGTAAAAGAGTAGTTGAAATAGAGTCCTTTGTCGGGGAAAAGGTTTCAGAAATTAATGAAAATTTTGGAAAAAGCATAGAAAAACTTGAAGATAGGCAAGTGCAGTTGGCCAATACCCATCAGGGAAAGATCATGAAAAATGTGAATGATCTTGCAGTGATGTTATCTGAGACTATGAATAACAAACAAAAAGAACAAAATTCATCCTGTAATAAACCTGGAAGTAAATCATGTAAAAAGCCCGGCAAGAGCAAATCGCCAAAAGGGAAGAAGGGAAAGGTTCCAATGGATAAAATTGTTGAAGGGCAACAAAAGGTAGGTGAGGAATTGAAAAAACTGGGTGAAAAAAGCAAAAAGGGTGAGGGGAAACTGAGTAAAGAATTTGCTGAAATGGCGGCTGAACAAGCCAAGTTAAGGAAAATGCTAGAGGACTTTGAAAAGGAGAAAAAAGAACAGGGTCTCGGCTCCCAGGAAATGAAAGAGGCTATTGACCAAATGAATAAAACAGAGAAGGAACTGGTCAACAAGCAGCTCACAAATGAAACGCTTAAAAGACAACAAGAAATCACAACAAGATTGTTGGAAGCAGAGCGTGCTGAAAGAGAAAGAGAATATAAAGAAGAACGTAAATCAGAAACTGGTACGAAAATTGAACGTGACTTCCCTGCCGGACTTGAAGATTATCTAAAACAACGTCAGGCAGAAACTGAATGGTTCCAGCACGTATCACCGGATTTGAGACCTTTTTACAAGAAACTGGTCGAAGAATATTTCAATCGTACAAAGAAGCAAGGATGA